In Streptomyces sp. NBC_01717, one DNA window encodes the following:
- a CDS encoding SpoIIE family protein phosphatase — MDASDELLRGDDPAALLALDGAIRSLNAAMATALGQPAEQCLGRDFAEQLLGRDFGDLWPASQRMSAESLVVAAARTKTVAMRVLDFPGRGGAPVACLVEARTVEDPTGDEQLVWVHALDARNDLASLLIPFRMATTAAHLGLWMYSPHEHQLEWLGGAPALAALFPGPTASLSRVISAVHSDDRETLRRLLRSTSAQSPWLMLRYLPQHGGWHQLAAQTRRIQLGYGGPERIFGVIRDDTKQERRKEKAQAALAAERQRAKDIAEFSSALITAATEQELQQVVLTRLAATFGASGALLALVDEGRLRVSTDAGIAMREASPMHGMSLDHPSPLPEAIRTGKPQFIPDRTDYIHRWPNGAEFPRLGRLGSDYAVSMTPLSETGNQPLGAWLVTHGSGYRPSLDEMTLMGTLADLAGQALRRIRLQQARVELAAALQKTMLPTLPEHLAGLEVAARYRPSRDGLDIGGDWYDAFVMPDGTIALEIGDAQGHDVDAAAAMGQVRASMRAIAAQEPDPATVLTRTNELLVTMDAARFSSCTMLHIDPDDGRVTGASAGHVPLLCARDDGSHSIRELPGGPVLGVVPDTEYREETFTLDKDSALVMVTDGVVEGPGLTLEAGLERAGTLAGAALHDGLSAEETADRILDAAVAVDHLDDVAVLVIRRT, encoded by the coding sequence ATGGATGCCTCGGACGAACTCCTTCGAGGGGATGACCCGGCAGCTCTTTTGGCGCTGGACGGTGCCATCCGCAGCCTCAACGCTGCGATGGCCACAGCGCTGGGCCAGCCGGCGGAGCAGTGCCTGGGACGTGACTTCGCTGAGCAGTTGCTGGGACGTGACTTCGGTGATCTGTGGCCCGCAAGCCAGCGGATGTCGGCCGAGAGTCTCGTGGTGGCCGCCGCCAGGACGAAGACGGTCGCGATGCGGGTGCTGGACTTCCCCGGACGAGGCGGAGCACCCGTCGCCTGCTTGGTCGAGGCACGGACGGTCGAGGATCCCACTGGTGACGAGCAGCTGGTCTGGGTGCATGCCCTGGATGCGCGAAACGACCTGGCGAGCCTGCTGATCCCGTTCCGGATGGCCACCACGGCCGCCCACCTCGGCCTGTGGATGTATTCACCCCATGAGCACCAGCTGGAGTGGCTCGGTGGCGCACCCGCCCTGGCCGCGCTCTTCCCGGGTCCCACTGCGTCGCTTTCCAGAGTGATCTCGGCAGTGCACTCTGACGACCGGGAAACCTTGCGGCGGCTCCTGCGCTCGACCTCCGCCCAATCCCCCTGGTTGATGTTGCGGTACCTCCCCCAGCACGGCGGCTGGCACCAACTGGCCGCTCAGACCCGTCGGATCCAGTTGGGATATGGCGGCCCCGAGCGGATCTTCGGGGTGATCCGCGACGACACCAAGCAGGAGAGGCGCAAAGAGAAGGCGCAGGCCGCGCTGGCTGCCGAGCGACAGCGCGCCAAAGACATCGCCGAGTTCTCCTCCGCCTTGATCACTGCAGCCACGGAGCAGGAGCTGCAGCAGGTCGTCCTGACCCGGCTCGCCGCCACCTTCGGCGCCAGCGGCGCCCTGCTCGCGCTCGTCGACGAAGGCCGCCTGCGCGTCTCCACCGATGCCGGGATAGCCATGCGGGAGGCCAGCCCCATGCACGGCATGTCGCTGGACCATCCGAGCCCGCTGCCCGAGGCGATCCGCACCGGCAAGCCGCAGTTCATCCCCGACCGAACGGATTACATCCATCGCTGGCCAAACGGGGCCGAATTTCCGCGGCTCGGCCGACTCGGCTCCGACTACGCCGTCTCCATGACCCCCCTCAGCGAGACCGGCAATCAGCCACTCGGGGCGTGGCTGGTGACCCACGGCAGCGGATACCGGCCATCCTTGGACGAGATGACCCTCATGGGTACGCTGGCCGACCTGGCAGGCCAGGCACTGAGGCGCATCAGGTTGCAACAGGCGCGAGTGGAGCTGGCCGCGGCGCTGCAGAAGACCATGCTCCCCACGTTGCCCGAGCACCTCGCGGGCCTGGAGGTCGCCGCCCGCTACCGACCGAGCCGCGACGGGCTGGATATCGGCGGCGACTGGTACGACGCCTTCGTGATGCCCGACGGCACGATCGCCCTGGAGATCGGCGACGCCCAGGGGCACGACGTGGACGCCGCCGCAGCCATGGGACAGGTACGCGCCTCCATGCGCGCGATCGCCGCCCAGGAACCGGATCCGGCAACCGTGCTGACGCGCACCAACGAACTGCTCGTCACGATGGACGCGGCACGATTCTCCAGCTGCACCATGCTGCATATCGACCCAGACGACGGACGGGTCACGGGCGCCAGCGCCGGCCATGTGCCGTTGCTGTGCGCGCGCGACGACGGCAGCCACAGCATCCGCGAGCTGCCGGGCGGGCCGGTCCTGGGAGTCGTGCCCGACACCGAGTACCGCGAGGAGACCTTCACCCTGGACAAGGACAGCGCGCTGGTCATGGTCACCGACGGCGTGGTCGAAGGACCGGGCCTCACACTGGAAGCCGGACTGGAGCGAGCCGGAACACTGGCCGGCGCGGCCCTCCACGACGGACTGAGCGCCGAGGAGACCGCCGACCGCATCCTCGACGCCGCGGTCGCGGTAGACCACCTCGACGACGTGGCCGTGCTGGTCATCCGACGCACATGA
- a CDS encoding type II toxin-antitoxin system CcdA family antitoxin has protein sequence MSSTTRITVTLPSDQVAELRKLTDNVSGYVAEAVARQIRHQLLGDDLRRHEEEHGSFSDEELAEARSKIFGAAGTSKDADAA, from the coding sequence ATGTCCTCAACGACTCGCATCACCGTCACCCTGCCCAGCGACCAGGTGGCGGAGCTCCGCAAACTCACGGACAACGTTTCCGGCTACGTGGCTGAAGCGGTCGCCCGCCAAATTCGGCACCAGCTGCTGGGCGACGACCTACGACGCCATGAAGAAGAGCACGGAAGCTTCAGCGACGAGGAACTGGCGGAGGCCCGGTCGAAGATCTTCGGTGCCGCCGGCACCTCCAAGGACGCGGACGCCGCATGA
- a CDS encoding PIN domain-containing protein, translating into MSERIETVVLDSEGLSAWITQDRKFLAMLQVFHEMGADLVIGANTIVEVSHSRTNIPRLNWTLSRIKVDPVTEQAARAAAELLKGAGLHGHKYAIDATVAEVALRQLKPVALLTSDSDDMTRLCGGHVRIIPL; encoded by the coding sequence ATGAGTGAGCGCATCGAAACCGTTGTCCTGGACTCGGAAGGGCTTTCGGCCTGGATCACACAGGACCGCAAGTTCCTCGCGATGCTGCAGGTGTTCCACGAGATGGGTGCCGACCTTGTCATCGGGGCGAACACCATCGTGGAGGTCAGCCACTCTCGCACCAACATTCCGCGCCTCAACTGGACGCTGTCGCGGATCAAGGTGGACCCGGTCACGGAGCAAGCGGCAAGGGCCGCTGCAGAACTCCTCAAGGGAGCCGGACTGCACGGCCACAAGTACGCCATCGACGCCACCGTGGCCGAAGTGGCCCTTCGCCAGCTAAAGCCGGTCGCGCTGCTGACGTCCGACAGCGACGACATGACAAGGCTCTGCGGTGGCCACGTCCGGATCATCCCCCTCTGA
- a CDS encoding alpha/beta hydrolase: protein MPMGYVATTALFAWCTFFAVVAPRRPRPLATMSFWFGLGLNEVPFVGIYVLVASTALAAAQGDLESPGAKVTAAVAAVATVGLAVSAWRGLRTDQAVGRALERGLGAGWRDRVHVPLRRHRPWARILLLPGLMRRRDVQRIPNISYGDAGRRNLLDIYRRRDAPQNAPVLIYFHGGHYTSGAKNREARPLLYRLASQGWVCISANYRLRPQTTFPGHQIDAKKVIAWVREHAPEYGADPSRLFVAGSSAGSNLASLCALTPNDPVFQPGFESADTSVTAAICLYGYYGHFFGEEPDETPSPYQPYAYLNPGAPPFLIAHGTGDALATVEAARNFVAQLRRVSESTVVYAELPGGQHAFDLFHSPRFEAVVDGVEAFAAWVLAAPQRTPDSAC from the coding sequence ATGCCGATGGGATATGTGGCGACGACCGCGCTCTTCGCCTGGTGCACCTTCTTCGCCGTTGTCGCGCCACGCCGGCCCCGGCCACTGGCGACCATGAGCTTCTGGTTCGGCCTGGGCCTCAACGAGGTGCCGTTCGTGGGCATCTATGTCCTGGTGGCCTCCACGGCACTGGCCGCCGCCCAGGGCGATCTGGAGTCACCGGGCGCCAAGGTGACGGCCGCGGTGGCCGCCGTCGCCACCGTCGGCCTTGCTGTCTCCGCCTGGCGGGGCCTGCGCACGGATCAGGCGGTCGGACGGGCTCTTGAGCGGGGCCTCGGGGCCGGCTGGCGGGATCGTGTGCACGTACCGCTGCGCCGCCACCGGCCCTGGGCCCGCATCCTGCTGCTGCCGGGCCTGATGCGGCGGCGTGACGTGCAGCGGATCCCCAACATCAGCTACGGGGACGCCGGGCGCCGGAATCTCCTCGACATCTACCGCCGCCGCGACGCGCCGCAGAACGCGCCGGTCCTGATCTATTTCCACGGCGGCCACTACACCAGCGGAGCGAAGAACCGCGAAGCACGGCCCCTGCTGTACCGGCTCGCCAGCCAGGGGTGGGTGTGCATCAGCGCCAACTACCGGCTGCGGCCCCAGACCACTTTCCCCGGCCACCAGATCGACGCCAAGAAGGTCATTGCCTGGGTCCGCGAGCACGCCCCCGAGTACGGCGCCGATCCGTCGAGGCTGTTCGTGGCGGGCAGCTCCGCCGGATCCAACCTGGCGTCCCTGTGCGCGCTCACTCCGAACGACCCGGTGTTCCAGCCCGGATTCGAGTCGGCCGACACCTCGGTCACCGCTGCGATCTGCCTCTACGGCTACTACGGCCACTTCTTCGGCGAGGAGCCCGATGAAACGCCGTCCCCGTACCAACCGTATGCGTACCTCAACCCCGGTGCGCCACCATTCCTCATCGCCCACGGCACCGGGGACGCGCTGGCGACCGTCGAGGCCGCCCGGAACTTCGTCGCCCAACTGCGCCGCGTCTCGGAGAGCACCGTGGTCTACGCCGAACTGCCCGGCGGACAGCACGCTTTCGACCTGTTCCACTCCCCGCGCTTCGAGGCAGTCGTGGACGGCGTCGAAGCCTTCGCCGCCTGGGTCCTGGCTGCTCCGCAGCGCACTCCCGACTCAGCCTGTTAG
- a CDS encoding glycosyl hydrolase family 95 catalytic domain-containing protein, translating into MPTSSRRNFLRFAGAAGGGLAFAGGLYPFTAHADPIRPSGVDMVPEGKATTIWYRTPAVEANIIQEALPVGNGRLGALIGCDPADDFVYLTDGSFWTGGRNDTLTDDGQLPYGKDDFGSFGLLAKLRIALPGHSGDAMSDYRRQLDLSNGVVSATYRHRGTRYRREVYISHPDDVVVMRLTGDGKHTGTVSLSGTHDETTSGGNGQLSIAGALGNGLRYAAAVTAASDTGKVRVDGDKIIFVDCHELLIVLCGGTDYSPDATKNYREPATDPLAVARGKVSAAAKVSATQLLNTHVADYQRLYNRFTIDLGKSSPVQRSLDSWSRIAVRYTDKSTPDPELEATYVQYGRYLTITGSRDWLPMNLQGLWVHNNNPDWYADYHTDINVQMNYWLADPAGLGENSHALAKYCVSQLPVWTDVTKRLYNNERNRFRNSTGKIAGWAIAFSTNIYGGSGWVWHPSGNAWLCNSLWRHYEYSQDRDYLELIYPVLKGAAEFWQARLITKTVTDPDGTSREVLIDDSSWSPEHGPDGKGNTYAQELAWELFEEFKVASGTLHRDVELAADLAAMQDKLYMPQVSPKTGWLEEWMSPDNLGETTHRHLSPLIGLYPGDRISADTSPAALLDGVRALLTARGMDSYGWACAWRSLCWSRLKDAEKAYQLYLTILRPSLNNGNGSSANWFDMYSQGSYTIFQIDANLGGSAAALEMILYSRPDVIELLPALPHAWAAKGSVSGVGARGGFEVDLSWRNGKATEATVRSVGGTTTELRAGDFRKRINLKPGKSVTVRIS; encoded by the coding sequence GTGCCCACTTCATCCCGTCGCAACTTCCTCCGCTTCGCCGGCGCCGCCGGCGGTGGTCTCGCCTTCGCCGGCGGCCTGTACCCGTTCACCGCGCACGCCGACCCGATCCGCCCGTCCGGCGTGGACATGGTTCCGGAAGGCAAAGCCACCACGATCTGGTACCGCACGCCTGCTGTTGAGGCGAACATCATCCAGGAGGCCCTACCGGTCGGCAACGGCCGGCTGGGTGCGCTGATCGGCTGCGACCCGGCGGACGACTTCGTCTACCTCACCGACGGCTCGTTCTGGACCGGCGGCCGCAACGACACTCTCACCGACGACGGACAGTTGCCCTACGGCAAAGACGACTTCGGAAGCTTCGGACTACTCGCCAAACTCCGCATCGCGCTGCCCGGCCACTCGGGCGACGCGATGAGCGACTACCGGCGCCAGCTCGACCTGAGCAACGGCGTGGTGTCCGCGACCTATCGACACCGTGGTACTCGCTACCGTCGCGAGGTTTACATCAGCCATCCGGACGACGTGGTCGTCATGCGGCTCACCGGCGACGGCAAGCACACCGGCACGGTCTCGCTGTCCGGTACGCACGATGAGACGACGTCCGGTGGCAACGGGCAGCTGTCGATCGCCGGGGCGCTGGGCAACGGCCTGCGCTATGCCGCCGCAGTGACCGCGGCCAGCGATACCGGCAAGGTGCGCGTGGACGGCGACAAGATCATTTTTGTCGACTGTCACGAGCTGCTGATCGTGCTGTGCGGCGGCACCGACTACTCTCCCGATGCCACAAAGAACTATCGCGAGCCGGCCACTGATCCCCTCGCCGTCGCCCGCGGCAAGGTGAGCGCTGCGGCAAAGGTGTCCGCCACCCAGCTGCTCAACACGCACGTGGCGGACTACCAGCGGCTCTACAACCGGTTCACGATCGACCTGGGCAAATCGTCCCCGGTGCAGCGCTCGCTGGATTCATGGTCGCGGATCGCGGTGCGGTACACCGACAAATCCACGCCAGACCCGGAACTGGAGGCAACCTACGTCCAGTACGGCCGCTACTTGACCATCACCGGCTCCCGTGACTGGCTCCCGATGAACCTGCAGGGTCTCTGGGTGCACAACAACAACCCGGACTGGTACGCGGACTACCACACCGACATCAACGTCCAGATGAACTACTGGCTGGCCGACCCTGCCGGACTTGGCGAGAACTCCCATGCCCTCGCCAAGTACTGCGTGTCCCAGCTGCCGGTCTGGACCGACGTCACCAAGCGGCTGTACAACAACGAGCGCAACAGGTTTCGCAACAGCACCGGGAAGATAGCCGGCTGGGCGATCGCTTTCTCCACCAATATCTATGGCGGTAGCGGCTGGGTCTGGCACCCGTCGGGCAACGCCTGGCTCTGCAACTCCCTCTGGAGGCACTACGAGTACAGCCAGGACCGCGACTACCTGGAACTGATATACCCGGTGCTCAAGGGCGCGGCCGAGTTCTGGCAGGCACGGCTGATCACCAAAACGGTCACGGATCCGGACGGGACGTCACGCGAGGTGCTGATCGACGATTCTTCCTGGTCGCCGGAGCACGGCCCGGACGGCAAGGGCAACACCTACGCCCAGGAACTGGCGTGGGAGCTCTTCGAAGAGTTCAAGGTGGCCTCCGGAACACTGCACCGGGACGTGGAGCTCGCTGCCGACCTGGCAGCGATGCAGGACAAGCTCTACATGCCTCAGGTCAGCCCGAAGACCGGCTGGCTCGAGGAATGGATGAGCCCGGACAACCTTGGCGAGACCACGCACCGTCACCTGTCCCCGCTCATCGGCTTGTACCCCGGCGACAGGATCAGCGCCGACACCAGCCCCGCCGCACTGCTCGACGGTGTCCGCGCGCTGCTCACCGCCCGTGGCATGGACAGTTACGGCTGGGCGTGCGCGTGGCGGTCGCTGTGCTGGTCCCGTCTTAAGGACGCGGAGAAGGCATACCAGCTCTACCTGACGATCCTCCGACCATCGCTCAACAACGGCAACGGCAGCTCGGCCAACTGGTTCGACATGTACAGCCAGGGCAGCTACACGATCTTCCAGATCGATGCGAACCTGGGCGGCTCCGCGGCCGCCCTGGAGATGATCCTCTACTCCCGACCGGACGTGATCGAACTGCTGCCCGCACTCCCTCACGCCTGGGCCGCCAAGGGCTCGGTAAGCGGTGTGGGAGCCCGAGGCGGCTTCGAGGTGGACCTGTCCTGGCGCAACGGCAAAGCAACCGAGGCCACGGTCCGCAGCGTCGGCGGCACGACGACCGAGCTGCGCGCCGGTGACTTCCGCAAGCGGATCAACCTCAAGCCCGGTAAGTCCGTGACAGTACGGATCTCCTGA